The Suricata suricatta isolate VVHF042 chromosome 16, meerkat_22Aug2017_6uvM2_HiC, whole genome shotgun sequence genome contains the following window.
TTTGAATTACAATATGCattatgttttgcaaataaagtGACAGGTTTTGCTATTCATGATGACACTTGGAAAATTCAGCAAGTTGAGAAAATCAGGTATGGAAACACACTGAAAGGAAATCTGAGAAATACTGAATATAAAAGGAGGCCaaaaaacatttctctttaaatattttatttcagtaagaGTCAACTTCTATATTAAAAGAAGAACCAATCCAATATACTATTCACTAAGATTTTACCAAAATAATGTTATACATTTAAATTAGAACTTAAAAGCTCtcagtttaaacattttatagcTTCAAACTAAAtttccacaataaaaattttaaggcattGATTTGTTTTCCCAgcttttcctcaaaataaaaacattatttaaaaaaaacccattaaatttGAAGTATTAACACAAGTAGAAAGTTGCCCATGaggtatttctaaatattattaaattttatgccaacagagcttttccccattttctgtttttagagCATGGTAGTCACTTAGATtattagtaaaacaaaaaatttcctGTCAAcacttttaaaggaattaagtttTACATGTTACATGTAAGAAAGAACACTTCTCTTTTTAAGGGCTAGAAATTTCTAAGATGAATGTCATGTACATGAAATCAGtgataaaatcatataaaaatttgACAGcgatttttaaaattgtactaCATTCTTATAACATGAAAACCAATCTGACCATATGCCTGTATATTCACACCTGTGATCTCTTCATTAAACTGTAAATCTTCTGATAATCTCTAATAAAACAATCCACAGTATTTCAAATTCCAAAGAAATGTTTCCTACCTTGCCCGCTTCTCTTTCTAAGTCGACATACTCCCGACTAGGTGTCTGTCGTTGTTCTCCCTGCCAGCTGGCCGGAAAAAACTGGAGAGACAGATTGGTTCCTGTGGCCACAAAAGCCttttagaaaaatcaatacaAACAGGATCAGGAGCAGGACATTACATAAATTATGCAGgcagtcatttatttttacatcagtTTCTGTCTTAAGCCAGGCAGCACCGAgaatacttaaaagtaaaaagcacACACTCatcatttttcttaagtattaaGTTACAAACATCTGATTCCATTTTGAGGACATTTGCCATTGGCTGCTGAAATATAAAATCAGACATGGAATCAATACTTTCTTTCAGGTCATTTTTTGCTGACGTTAGGATCTCGCATTGCTAATGTCTAACCAGAAGCCATCatccttgaatttaaaaatttctatttttaaatgcaaaaatcaCTGAAgatctaaacattttaaattttaaagcatacCACAACTTAAAGTTGTATAAATgagacattttaatttctcttatttccctTGCTCAATGAAACACTATGCTTTAAAGCTTAGGTTAAAAATGCTCACGGTCTCTTCTGATAAATGATACATTAACATGTGATGTGACAGAACTCCTCATCTCTCTAAAACCttaggtgatttaaaaaatatgcattttctaaaatttaactttAGGAGAACTGGATCTGACTATACAAAAGAGTATTCATCTAATATTTATAGTAAGATGTGGATGCATGATTCAACAGATGGAACAATCTAAAACCATTTCAATAAAGTAGTCTGTGTAGCCCCTAAGCAATTTATATTTCCTCCaagtaaaaaatggaaataatgttgTCCCTCTTCCCAAGagaaattcagagagaaagaaataagtaaaagcattttgaaaaaaaccaaacatttttcATCATCTAAATGCAAACTCTTCTTACTTTGTTGAAATGagagaacatttttgttttattttactaattaaagTTCTACAACATACTTTGTGTTTCTAATCAAAGAGTCTTCATCTGAAAAAGCAAGAGGTTCACATTTGGGCAATTTGTTTAAAGCCACTGGCTAAGTCAGCTACCTGCTAGTACCCTGGAGAATTTACAGCTTAGATTCTTTAGAggtaaaaatttattctttctatttctattattggTACTTCAGGTAACAACTTTCAACCTAAACACCTTTGATGGCATTTCCCTAATCAACTAGATACTCTTTCTTGTGGCAAATATTTTACACTAATAGGAACTGAACAAATATTacattaaccttaaaaaaaatcttcccccaTTAATAAaaccaagtttaaaaaataatcaaacggCGTGAAATGACCTAGAgttcaaagaaaagcaaactctAGAAGTCAAACTGCCTAGGCTCTATGACTTGAAGCAGGTTACTTAGCCATACCTCAGTTTTTCcaataattaatatttgtaaagtgcttacaACAGTACCAAGTAAATGCGATTTAGGTATTTGCTAAGTACTATAAGACAAATCATTCGGAGCTGGATAAGAGAGCTAACTTTTTCAGTCTCAGATAATAAATTCTCAGGGTGGAGTGGCGGCAGGCAGATAAGAGATTCAGCCCATGAATGAATGCCTTGTGTCAAAATCCCCAGGCATGTTTCTTTCATATTCACCTAGTAACAAATCCTTAGTGTACCAGTGTACCCCAAATCAGCTCTGTGCTAAGTAAAGACAGGCTACAGGTCTTACTACCTCACCTCCTGTATGAAGAACAACCTCAGAAGAGATTTCCTGCTTCATCACTTCATGCCCATTATCTCATCAAGATCCCTCTCTCTGAGAGAGAAGTGGTAAAAACAGATCATTCTAGAATAGCATTTTGTGAATTTATATGACCACAGAACTCATTTTTAATGGAATATCTATGCATACATAACAACTAGGAAAATTCtgttcaaaaacataaaaatgctaCAATGGTTACCATTGactatacataaaatttacaggTTGTcctgatgattattttttttaatagtttattgtcaaattggtttccatacaacacccagtgctcttccccacaagtgccctcctccatcaccaccacctcttcccccccttccccttcaaccctcagttctgtttcattattcaatagtctctcaagttttgtgtccctctctctccccaactttcttttctcttcccctccccctggtcctccattaggtttctgatgattattttacagtttcacaaattataaaataacaccCCTTGTGCCAATCCAACATACTTTTATCCCGCCATCTTCaagattaaaaatacatagtttttaCTGCTGTCAGAGTAGTCACTATACCTAAgtattcttctcttttattaatgATTGGCATTGAAGACGTCTTTAACACTTATCACAATAAGAACTTATAGGGAATAAATCAGACTTTCCCAATAGATTCTACCCCTCACCCATAATCACTTTTATTCATGCTGTGATAAGGAGTCTAGATAAGTTTTATAGTTATAATCACATCTatctaaatacaaaataaattcattaacttCAGTGATATATGAACatgttcaaaattaaaagaataaaaaggagggggggaaatTGGTAATAGTTTTGGAAACTATGCCTATTTTTACTATACATAGCTGCTGTCAAAACAGAGGCAAaatagggtgcctgagtggctcagtcggttaagcatttgactcttgatttcagctcaggtcatgatctggcggttcatgagttcgagcccttcattgggctctgcactaacagagtaaagcctgcttgggattctctctctccttctctctctctcaaaaataaataaactaaaaaaaaaaaaaaaaagaggcaaaataatGCCTTTTCCACACCTACTTTCCACAACCAAATAAAAGCCACAGCCTGTTTCtaagtaaaaagataaattttaggcGTTACACTAGGTAACCTCTGAATTCAATTAATCAAATACCTATGATACAAAAGGTATTATGCAAAGTACTTGTTTAGAGagtaatatattaacatatacacCACAGAACTAATTAATGTGGTCTCCACCCTCTAGGCACTAGGGATCCTGTCATTTAAATGTAGAGAATATGAGAATTAAAGGGGGGACTAGCAAAAGGGGGAATGTCAAATTTCTTCCCAAATATAAACTGTTACATTACTCAACAAATTAAGACATGTATGCTATCTTAAGTATACATCTTATGCAGAATTCAATCTACTCTTTAACTTTAAATACTTGTCAGATATTAAGAACTAATTAAAATTTGTAGACCAGATATTTGGAAAAGAGGAAGGCCTAGAATGTCTGTCCAATTTATCCATGGAAGAAATATATGGTAAATATAAGCAACCTATAATTCTGCTATAATATATAACACAGCCAGTCAGATATATTGTGGGTTAAATTATACTCCCAATTCATAATTACATGCAGTAAAGCCTCAGATGTGACAGAAAACACCCTAATAGCTATGCTTCACTggtttccaaaaaaataaaaacacctcaGCTCTAAAAAATCCTGACAGTACTTTGTACCTTATCTTTCAAATTTACATCAATTAACTCCAGGAAATCCACTGGTTAGGTATACCATCCACCTTTTGCAAACGGAAACCCAGACAAAGGATGATATAATCACAGAACCAACTAATGAATGATTCTTCTACCATTCAATGCCAAAACTGAAAGAAGGTATGCGTCTTAGACATTTTAATCAGATAATTATTGTAACTACTCAAGAAACTTGAAAGTCGGCTAAAAGCTGGAGATTTTCTTTCCTAACATGCACTAATGACCAAATATTCGAGAGCTCCTAATAAATTTAGCCAGTACCTTTCACATTACCTGTAAATGAATTCTAAAAAGCCTgcattttaaatagcaaaatattctttaaaaacaaaattgatttagGTGATGAAAAGGGTGAATTtcatggtatgtgaattgtatctcaataaaatatattctctaaaAGAGATGGGAGAAGTTAATGTTTCAATGCGTCTTCCTATTGTTAACCTAAATTCAAACTGCATCCTAGCTTCAAGTCTCTGCAAACCCAATGGGTCCAGTTCAGAATAGATAACTGGATTCCATTACACAGTAtttcaactgttttttaaattaattaccgATCTCTTTTCTTTAGCTTCTTCTTACTTACTCTTCAGCTTCTTCATTGCCTCCTCATTAGCACCTCCAATAGGATAAACCAAAACATGAGACATTTGAATTCTTTTCCCCCACAAAGGTAAGGTTTGGTGGAGGTGAAGCACCAAATTTACCACCTAAAATACAGCCTCAAGATCAACTGTGGGCTTCGCAAATCCATGCAATTCTTTAGGAACTGCAGCACTAAACAGGGAATGCTTTTCAGGTTTGAAAAAAGACAATGGTTTCCGACGCTTAACATTCTAAGAAAAGAAGATGGCTCATTCTTTAGGGCTTTTTTCTCTCTATTAGGACAATAGATAGCTAGCATAAAGATTTATTCTCAGCTATACTGGGGGTGAAACAGCCTCAGCTACAGATTTACCTACAAATTTAGCGTCCGAGAAACAAACTATTGCCCAGGAATCCGTTGAATGAAGCCCAGTTCTTTTTCCGAATGGGTGTTTTCTCCCTTACAAATACCTCAATCCCTTCATCAGTGTCACAGCCTGTACAATGAGCTTTCCTTGTTCAGTTGGGCTCCGCTGTGAGTTCTAAACGTGGCAAACTGTTTTGTCGAGTCGCGCTGGGAAACATAACCGACCCGCAGAGGGCCACAGGGAAGCGTCTCCCCGCGAGGACGCAGCCCGCCAGTGTCTGGTTTCTCATTTTGAATCCCGAGTAGGAAGTGAGACGGCGCCCGCTCAGTTCCGGGAGCCACGGCGTCCGGGGCGCCGTCCGGAACCGGCCTGGGTTAGGCGGCCCCCGCGCAACAAGTGACCCGCGCACGCCTCGGTCCCCGCGCCCCGGGCCCCCCGCGCCCCTGCCCCGCCGACTTACGATTTCCGAGCGGCCGTCGCGGCAGGCGTTCTGGAAGCGCGCCTGGCGCTCCTCGTGGGGACGGTCCCTGAAGCCCGTGTACTTAATCTGCAAGACAGAGACGACCCGAAATCAGGAGCCAAATCCGCGACGCCGCCTGCGCGCCCGCCCGCCCAGCCCGGCGCAGATAAGGGCAAGCAGAGTCTGCGGGCAGGCGGCTGCCCAGGCGAGATTGCCCCTCCGCGGGCGCGCCACCCAAACTTTTCTCCGCCCGGGCCCACTCGGGGCGCGCCGCGGCCTCCGCGCCGCCAGCCTGCCTCACCTCGCATTCGCGGCTTAGCTTCCTGAAGAACTCCTCGTTCTCGAACTTGCTTCTCTGGTCAGGCACGACGCGCGGCATCTTCCCGCCCTGAGGCCGCGCCGGCCGGCCGCTCTCGGGGCTTGCGCGGCACCCGCTGGCCGGCTCCGCGCTGACCGACTGACCGCCCACCCGCGGCGCCCTGACTCTCGCTTCCCTTTGTTTCAGGCGCCCGCCCGCGTGGGCTCCAGCTCCCGGGAGTCTAAGGTGCCACCGCCCGCTTGAGTCTAGCCCACGCCGCCGCCGTCGCCTTAGCCGTTGCCTACTGCCCGCGCGGACACAGCACTNNNNNNNNNNNNNNNNNNNNNNNNNNNNNNNNNNNNNNNNNNNNNNNNNNNNNNNNNNNNNNNNNNNNNNNNNNNNNNNNNNNNNNNNNNNNNNNNNNNNAGCCCACGCCGCCGCCGTCGCCTTAGCCGTTGCCTACTGCCCGCGCGGACACAGCACTCGCCGCCCCcggccgccgccaccgccgccactTCCTCTCACCGCCCACCTCGCAAGCCCGCCCGTCCGCCCCGCCCCGGTCggccccaccccccccccccgcgcgcCCGCCCGCCCCAAACTCCGGCAAACAAAACGCACCATTCACAACTCTGCGACCCGAGCCGCGCATGCGCCGCCCACCCGCTTGCGGGGCGGCTGGACTGCTGGGAGCCAGAACTCCGTCAGAGGTGCGGCCCTCTCACCCTTGCCGGCCCGCGGGCTCCTCTGTGTAGCTGCGGGCATCTGCCCGAACCTTGGGGAGAGGGAGCGGCTCACGCGGTTCCTTTCTGTCGACAGTATGGAACTTTGGGGCTCCTCACATGCTTGGAGTCACCCCAGATTGACACCTGAACATGAGTGAGGAAACTTAAGTCCTTGGGGACTTTATGTCCAAAAATTGACCGGGAGGGGTGTAGGCTATGCCTGTCAAAGTCCAAAGgtggaaacaaaccaaagaatCCAACTGAATCCGCATCATGATGGAAAGGTCTCAGCTGATGTGAGTCAGACAGGCCTTAGCTGGGATCTCATTCTACTGCTTACACAAGCCTTACACAAGCATTGGACGCTTAGGCTCAGTTTGCCTATTCGCAAAATGCAAACCCTCACAAGCTCTCAGTTTTGGCGTTGACAGTCTTTATGTAGGTTTAACACATAATGAGCACTCAGAAAATTTaagtttctaaagaagaaaaattgaattACATGTATAACCTAAGACCTGTCCATATATTTACCCAAATGCACAAACcctaaaaaatattaacaagttaTAGGCAAGTAATTTAGCCCAAGCTGGAGAGAGTCTAACATGGGATTTATGGCAGAGCTTGAGTCAAAGTTGGTCCTCTATAAATTCTGATCCTTAAAATTCCAGCTAGTCAAAAATTCACTACAAAGATGGCAAATACAGggcagcagggtggctcagtcagttaagcgtctgactctcaatttctgcttaggttatgatcttacagttggtgagttcgggCTTCAAACTGTCAGCCTAGAACCTgctatggattctctctctctcaaaataaataaacttttaaaaaaatgacaaataggtGCCAACTCTGATTGATAGTAGCCGGCCATATTGTAAATTTAGAGACTTGCAGGATTAAGTGTTGAGGGCAATTGGCAATGTAGGCCTGAATGCAGGGTGGGCAGAATTTCTTAACCTGTCTAGTTCAGTCTGTTTTACAGATATGGAAGTGAGCTAGAGTGACCACTGTCCAGCTTTTCCAGACACAATCCTGATTTTAATGATGAAAGTTCCATGTCCCAGGAAACCACTCAGTCTCTGGCAAACCAGGATGGTAGGTCACCCTAACTGAGGTCCGGAGATTGATTAATTTcccaaggtcagagagggagtCTTCAGTAGAGTCAAACCTGTAGGGTAGTGGTTTTAACAAACACACTTTCTGAATAGCAAACATAGAATCAACTCTCCAAGGGCATCCTTCCCTGACCCACACCAAACCTGTATGAATATATGAGTGTGCACAAATAGAAAGGGTCCAGATACAGATGGGCTTCCATCTACCAGTGAGCGTCTATCTATCTCAGACTCTTCCCTCAGGTCTCTTTCaattgcaagtgacagaaacccaatTCAAGCAAACTTAAAGGTACAAAGGggccattttattttaagtaaatagatcacagagagggagagatagtctctttttcttttccatttctccatttcttgtcACTGTTTAATTTTCTCGTGCTCTCTTCAATGGCATTCATTTCCTGGCAAAGGATGGGAGCAGCTACTTCTCCATTTCTAAGGCATAAAATTTCTGGGAGGGACTTTGATTGGCTCAGTCTGGGTCACATACTCTCCCTTCTACCAAATCGCCATGTCCAGGCTGATATGATGACATTGGTCACCTTATGTCACAGGCTTTCCCACTGAGACTGTTAGAGGCCTGGAATGGACAGCTTCTGGTAGAACCTgatgaactgaaagaaaagagcAGTCTCTCCAAAAGGAAGGAGTAAGAGTGCATTGTGGGCCTACTGAGCAGTTTGTATCAGCTACAGCTGGCAAAAGatgccattttataaaatgtttatttattttgacagagagaaagcgagcacgagctggggaggggcagagagagggtgagagagaaccccaagcaggctcctcactgtcagcacagagcctgactcagaggctcaatctcacaaaccatgagatcatgatctgagctgaaatcaagagtcagatgcttaaccgaccgagccacccaggtgccctaaggatGACAATTTTATTTCGCTGCCTAAAGGTTCTGGTGAAACTGGACAGGGAGCTCCAGATCATCATAAGTAAAGTGTGGACAAAACAAGCCTTAAAACATCTGCAACTTATGTTGAGAGGTGGGTGAGGCAGCATCCACTCCAAGCCACCAAGGTATAACTGAGCCACAAGGAACAGAACCTTTCATCCATCTGCTGCCTCTACTTTAAGTCTTCCCAGTCCAGCTAAGACCTCTGGACACTAGGACAAAGCAGCCATTGTCTAAATGAGAGGAAAACAATAACTTTGCTCCCAGTAAACAGGACTGTCTGAAGGCCACTGGTCAGGAGCAGAGTTTTTGGTGTTAGTCTCTATGGTAGGAAAAGAGTATATCCCATGTCATACTATTCAGCGCCATCATAGTCATTTAGGTATATATTAGTATAAAactttccatttctgtctctaaAGAATGACCCACAAGGTACAGTCTTACTCCACAATGGGTCCAGGTAAGTTCATAGACCTACAGCTGATCTTGGCAGAGAGATGGGAGTACAGAGCAGGACCGAGTGCACAAATTGTCAGCCTCATGGGGGTGGGGCATGGTGTCCTGAGGGAAAGGGATCAGAAAGCCTGTCGGGCACATCCAGAACACCAGCACCACAGACAGCCTTTGGCAAC
Protein-coding sequences here:
- the CBFB gene encoding core-binding factor subunit beta isoform X1, whose amino-acid sequence is MPRVVPDQRSKFENEEFFRKLSRECEIKYTGFRDRPHEERQARFQNACRDGRSEIAFVATGTNLSLQFFPASWQGEQRQTPSREYVDLEREAGKVYLKAPMILNGVCVIWKGWIDLQRLDGMGCLEFDEERAQQEDALAQQAFEEARRRTREFEDRDRSHREEMEARRQQDPSPGSNLGGGDDLKLR
- the CBFB gene encoding core-binding factor subunit beta isoform X2, whose amino-acid sequence is MPRVVPDQRSKFENEEFFRKLSRECEIKYTGFRDRPHEERQARFQNACRDGRSEIAFVATGTNLSLQFFPASWQGEQRQTPSREYVDLEREAGKVYLKAPMILNGVCVIWKGWIDLQRLDGMGCLEFDEERAQQEDALAQQAFEEARRRTREFEDRDRSHREEMEVRVSQLLAVTGKKTTRP